Proteins from a single region of Lysinibacillus sp. JNUCC-52:
- a CDS encoding general stress protein — protein sequence MNEQNPHIEVAHSKEEMLAILTNMYSQGYHTNDIHIIAKDSTPFEDIKWETDVKTHEAGNWVDQFKSWFTGDSAVKEGIKRFHLTEGQTAYYAELVEHGSIVIFAEKADTDGPLEIAVDQEGNPYRHDPLEPRMTAPEPFIDTIDNVETPQQRENRLIAEESMEEMEHLNRNKTE from the coding sequence ATGAATGAACAAAATCCACATATTGAAGTGGCACACTCGAAAGAGGAAATGCTAGCAATATTAACAAATATGTATAGTCAAGGCTATCATACAAATGATATCCATATTATTGCCAAAGACTCTACGCCATTTGAAGACATTAAATGGGAAACTGATGTGAAAACACATGAGGCAGGGAATTGGGTAGATCAATTTAAGTCATGGTTTACAGGTGACTCTGCGGTAAAGGAAGGCATTAAGCGCTTTCATTTAACAGAGGGGCAGACGGCCTATTATGCAGAGCTTGTTGAGCATGGTTCCATTGTTATATTTGCTGAGAAGGCAGATACGGATGGCCCATTAGAAATAGCGGTCGACCAAGAGGGAAACCCATATCGCCATGATCCGCTTGAGCCTCGCATGACAGCACCAGAACCATTTATTGATACGATTGATAACGTCGAGACACCTCAGCAGCGGGAAAATCGATTAATTGCTGAAGAAAGTATGGAAGAAATGGAACATTTGAATAGAAACAAAACAGAGTGA
- a CDS encoding SAR2788 family putative toxin encodes MKKCLIQLLVVALVFNITYSAMGLASNFSDDSIEANARKIDLDVDYSVNEISSEDSKSVYRINVEDDLGISNKNFEMQVEEFSMNEIGISSHLISEYFDFYSYMHINIDSGEMFVNLKENGKDREYDLIFVEIEGENFKALLVDKDTEEVFLMNTIDANASAIPVLAIVIQQGARWAIKKYGEKALISAFGKYALSNAIKKLPNFIVKNKHLSSSTSNWAKFNTNSQTTAKGWIKEALQKASVSDFEINYNDKLSFKFDVNLNKKIGTKGETKIRIVIGYDGNIWTAFPVK; translated from the coding sequence ATGAAAAAATGTTTAATCCAATTATTAGTTGTAGCTTTAGTATTTAATATAACATATTCAGCGATGGGTCTTGCGAGCAATTTTAGTGATGATTCTATTGAAGCAAATGCGAGAAAAATTGATTTGGATGTAGACTATAGTGTTAATGAAATATCTTCAGAAGATAGTAAGTCTGTTTATCGTATCAATGTCGAAGACGACTTGGGCATTAGCAATAAAAATTTTGAAATGCAAGTAGAAGAGTTTTCAATGAATGAAATTGGAATAAGTTCGCATTTGATTTCAGAATATTTTGATTTTTATTCATATATGCATATAAACATTGATTCTGGTGAGATGTTTGTTAATTTAAAAGAAAATGGAAAAGACAGAGAGTATGATTTAATCTTTGTGGAAATCGAAGGAGAAAATTTCAAAGCACTTCTTGTAGATAAAGATACTGAAGAGGTATTCTTAATGAATACAATTGATGCAAATGCATCAGCAATTCCAGTTTTAGCTATTGTTATTCAACAAGGTGCAAGATGGGCCATTAAAAAGTATGGAGAAAAAGCACTTATAAGTGCTTTTGGAAAATATGCTCTAAGTAATGCAATAAAAAAATTGCCCAATTTCATTGTTAAAAATAAACATTTGAGTAGTAGTACTAGCAATTGGGCAAAATTTAATACTAACAGTCAGACAACTGCCAAAGGTTGGATAAAAGAAGCATTACAGAAAGCCTCGGTTTCAGATTTTGAAATAAATTATAATGATAAATTATCATTTAAGTTTGACGTAAATCTTAATAAAAAAATAGGTACAAAAGGTGAAACAAAAATAAGAATAGTGATAGGATATGATGGTAATATATGGACGGCATTTCCAGTAAAATAA
- a CDS encoding DMT family transporter → MSNQGKANLLMVIVTMFWGLSYTFMVMGLETLAVFNVVALRCIIAFLAAGIIFYKRMLKVNFKTLKYAAIQGLLLFIVFALSLFGLETTSVSNAGFILSLTVVLVPIFSSFIEKKLPSKAVSFAIVSTMIGITVLTVQHSFTFQTGDILVAIAALCYSIYLLLNGNFTRNVESISYGIYQLGFAGIYALVLTLLFETPTLPNSTTSWIAILGLGIICSAFCFVGQTVAQQYTSATHTGLIFSLEPIFAAMFAMMFIGEGITVKLLIGGSFILIGNLVAQFEQLHILRFMRKHEQEKVMH, encoded by the coding sequence ATGAGTAATCAAGGAAAAGCAAATTTATTAATGGTCATTGTAACAATGTTTTGGGGATTGTCTTATACGTTTATGGTAATGGGACTTGAAACATTAGCTGTCTTTAACGTAGTAGCATTACGCTGTATTATCGCTTTTTTGGCAGCAGGCATTATTTTTTATAAACGTATGCTAAAAGTCAATTTTAAAACATTGAAATATGCAGCTATTCAAGGTTTGCTATTATTCATAGTATTTGCACTGAGCTTATTTGGATTAGAGACAACTTCCGTTTCAAATGCTGGATTTATTTTAAGCCTTACAGTAGTCTTAGTGCCTATTTTTAGTAGCTTTATCGAGAAAAAATTGCCTTCAAAAGCAGTAAGTTTTGCAATTGTTAGCACGATGATTGGTATTACGGTTTTAACAGTCCAACATTCTTTTACTTTTCAAACAGGTGATATATTAGTCGCAATCGCAGCGTTGTGTTATTCCATTTACCTACTATTAAATGGTAATTTCACACGTAATGTAGAATCGATTTCCTATGGCATATACCAACTCGGTTTTGCTGGCATTTATGCGCTTGTTTTAACACTACTTTTTGAAACACCAACTCTTCCGAATTCAACTACTTCATGGATTGCCATCCTAGGACTTGGAATTATTTGTAGTGCATTTTGCTTCGTTGGTCAAACTGTTGCACAACAGTACACTTCTGCTACACATACAGGACTTATTTTCTCATTAGAACCTATTTTTGCAGCGATGTTTGCCATGATGTTTATCGGTGAGGGCATAACGGTTAAATTACTGATCGGTGGAAGCTTTATTTTAATAGGTAATCTTGTCGCACAATTTGAACAACTTCACATTCTACGATTTATGCGAAAACATGAACAAGAAAAAGTTATGCATTGA
- a CDS encoding helix-turn-helix domain-containing protein translates to MPKGRKTTLDERIQIVLFCLKNDNNYQLTANTYQVSYQQVYQWVKKYEAGDEQSLKDKRGRNKEEHERTVEEQFKVEIKQLEHENERLRTENALLKKLEELEGRKVM, encoded by the coding sequence ATGCCAAAGGGAAGAAAAACGACCTTAGATGAACGAATTCAAATTGTTTTATTTTGTTTAAAGAACGACAACAATTATCAACTAACAGCAAATACGTATCAAGTATCGTACCAACAAGTTTACCAGTGGGTAAAAAAATATGAGGCGGGTGACGAACAATCGCTGAAAGATAAGCGTGGGCGAAATAAAGAAGAACATGAACGAACTGTAGAAGAGCAATTCAAGGTAGAAATAAAACAACTTGAACATGAAAATGAACGACTACGTACAGAAAATGCATTGTTAAAAAAGCTAGAGGAGCTCGAGGGGAGGAAAGTAATGTAA
- a CDS encoding S8 family peptidase, with protein sequence MNVFKSKRIKFVFLGSLPILFCIFLFAKLDNNSSDLSWSEKIVGFDKNEYDIPVKIAILDSGINKEHSDLQDVDFIEYNAISKKKEKVQKVHDDYGHGTAIAGIIAAKGGKVKGILANPIIYDVKVINENGEAKLDTVIEGINWSIKNEVDIINISFGFINDRKDLKIAIEEAIKSGIIIIAAAGNTMGISVDYPAKYDGVLSIASLDENLKIDSYSAIDKVDYSAPGVDILSTNKDGDYELFSGTSFATAYATGIIASILKQENIEEKKDLLDVIGNYIVNIGNDKGYGKGLLTLNKNILEERK encoded by the coding sequence GTGAATGTTTTCAAATCTAAAAGAATAAAATTTGTTTTTTTAGGTTCTTTACCTATTTTATTTTGTATTTTTTTATTTGCCAAATTGGATAATAATAGTTCTGATTTAAGCTGGTCAGAAAAAATTGTTGGTTTTGATAAAAATGAATATGATATACCAGTAAAAATAGCTATTTTAGATAGTGGCATAAATAAAGAGCATTCTGATTTACAAGATGTAGATTTTATAGAATATAATGCGATTTCTAAAAAGAAAGAAAAAGTTCAAAAAGTTCATGATGATTATGGACATGGTACAGCTATAGCTGGAATTATTGCAGCTAAAGGAGGGAAAGTAAAGGGGATTTTAGCTAATCCTATAATTTATGATGTTAAAGTAATTAATGAAAACGGAGAAGCTAAATTAGACACAGTGATAGAAGGGATTAATTGGAGTATTAAAAATGAAGTTGATATAATTAATATCAGTTTTGGCTTTATCAATGATCGTAAAGATTTAAAAATTGCTATTGAAGAGGCTATAAAAAGTGGGATTATAATTATTGCTGCAGCAGGGAATACTATGGGGATTTCAGTTGACTATCCGGCTAAATATGATGGGGTACTTTCTATAGCATCATTAGATGAAAACTTAAAGATTGATTCATATTCTGCTATTGATAAAGTGGATTATTCAGCTCCTGGTGTTGATATTTTATCAACAAATAAAGATGGGGATTATGAGTTGTTTTCAGGAACTTCTTTTGCGACTGCCTATGCAACTGGAATAATTGCTTCGATATTAAAACAAGAAAATATTGAAGAGAAAAAAGATTTATTAGATGTTATAGGCAATTATATTGTGAATATAGGAAATGACAAAGGATATGGAAAAGGGCTATTGACGCTTAATAAAAATATTTTGGAGGAAAGGAAATGA
- a CDS encoding LysR family transcriptional regulator translates to MSLVKYEILNKVAEVSSFTKAADALGLTQSAVSHAVSSLEKECGFALIHRSRTGVTLTSEGQTMLRAMRNVLDADELLQQEAAHILGVTRGKLRIGVISSISSNWMPEIIRIMDNQFPGIQVELREGDYYEIEQWLQSGEVDAGFLNGQKSEQFQFIELVQDPLLCIVSDQSSLYNRSEIDITELEDMPFIMTSYRGTNDVKVILEQYHVKPNIRFELSEEVGIISMISHDLGISILPRLVINRLPSSLRAIPLKQGGYRTIGLAMKHQASPVTKKFAEILSVWLKEQNKK, encoded by the coding sequence ATGAGTTTAGTCAAATATGAGATTTTAAACAAAGTTGCAGAAGTTTCCAGCTTTACGAAAGCTGCAGATGCACTTGGCTTAACCCAATCGGCAGTTAGTCATGCTGTTTCCAGCTTAGAAAAAGAATGTGGCTTTGCCCTTATTCATCGTAGTCGTACAGGTGTGACATTAACGAGTGAGGGTCAAACAATGCTTCGGGCAATGCGAAATGTACTCGATGCGGACGAATTATTACAACAAGAAGCGGCACATATTTTAGGGGTAACCCGAGGGAAATTACGAATCGGTGTTATTTCTAGTATTTCTTCCAACTGGATGCCAGAAATTATTCGTATTATGGACAATCAGTTTCCAGGTATTCAAGTTGAGTTACGTGAAGGCGATTATTATGAAATCGAACAGTGGCTACAAAGTGGAGAAGTTGATGCTGGTTTTTTAAATGGACAAAAATCGGAGCAATTTCAATTTATCGAATTAGTCCAAGACCCACTTTTATGTATAGTTTCCGATCAAAGCTCTCTTTACAATCGATCAGAAATTGATATTACTGAACTAGAAGACATGCCTTTTATAATGACGTCGTATCGAGGTACTAATGATGTAAAAGTAATTTTAGAGCAGTACCATGTAAAACCGAATATTCGGTTCGAGCTATCGGAGGAGGTTGGAATTATTTCAATGATTTCACACGATTTAGGCATTTCCATTTTACCTCGATTAGTGATTAACCGACTACCGTCCTCATTAAGGGCTATCCCACTAAAGCAAGGTGGTTATCGTACGATAGGACTGGCAATGAAACATCAAGCCTCACCAGTAACGAAAAAGTTTGCGGAAATTTTAAGCGTGTGGCTAAAAGAACAAAATAAGAAATAG
- a CDS encoding general stress protein, with the protein MMNEQNPKIEVAHTREEMFHILKCMRMEGYNTDEIHIISREAHEIDDVKSNVDVKTHEAGNWFDQIKSWFTGETAVTEGLKRFDLTEGQTAYYAQLVEEGAIVLYAEHDDVNPSTSTLIADSKRAQLDPFDTHVTPPQSIVDETPEQREERLKAEEQMNEAEQMRRYL; encoded by the coding sequence ATGATGAATGAACAAAACCCAAAAATTGAAGTTGCACATACGAGAGAAGAGATGTTTCATATTTTAAAATGTATGCGCATGGAAGGTTATAACACAGATGAAATTCATATTATTTCTAGAGAAGCACACGAAATTGATGATGTAAAATCAAATGTTGATGTGAAAACACATGAGGCAGGTAACTGGTTTGACCAAATTAAATCATGGTTTACAGGTGAAACAGCTGTGACGGAAGGTTTAAAACGTTTTGATCTGACAGAGGGGCAAACAGCTTATTACGCTCAACTTGTAGAGGAAGGTGCTATCGTTTTATATGCGGAGCATGATGATGTAAATCCTTCAACGTCTACACTGATTGCAGATTCGAAACGCGCTCAACTTGACCCATTCGATACACATGTAACGCCACCTCAATCAATCGTAGACGAGACACCTGAACAACGCGAAGAGCGATTAAAAGCTGAAGAGCAAATGAATGAAGCTGAACAAATGAGAAGATATTTATAG
- a CDS encoding IS3 family transposase yields the protein MAVQALHHNDNLSISLLCEFAGIARSAYYKWTQRTPTTRQQENDEILKEIRELHEKGQANYGYRKIQQHMNQKFNKQFNHKRILRLMKQVSFQIISSENQMKAAMKRSKENILDDE from the coding sequence ATGGCCGTTCAAGCATTGCATCACAACGACAACTTGTCCATCTCACTACTATGTGAATTCGCAGGGATTGCACGCTCTGCTTACTATAAATGGACACAGCGTACACCAACGACAAGACAACAGGAAAATGACGAGATTTTAAAAGAAATACGCGAGCTACATGAAAAGGGACAAGCGAACTATGGCTATCGCAAAATTCAGCAGCATATGAACCAGAAATTTAATAAACAATTTAATCATAAACGGATTTTGCGATTAATGAAGCAAGTAAGCTTTCAAATAATAAGTAGTGAAAATCAAATGAAGGCTGCCATGAAAAGGTCTAAGGAAAATATATTAGATGATGAGTAG
- a CDS encoding DUF7878 domain-containing protein: MDGISSKIKFEYEFLSESDAISNKDKRNVSLILGVEAIFKIKINEALYFEEELAFLEFYKSLYVWKERIKEIERLDFHYYSVEYDDYKDGAIISLIPFSNKARLKSIWAKSNVYNVFDLDYIVNEFLVLEKKLKEDIESYFNIELGKFIKHIPYSKQLYKFDIE; the protein is encoded by the coding sequence ATGGACGGCATTTCCAGTAAAATAAAATTTGAATATGAATTTTTAAGTGAATCAGATGCCATTTCTAATAAAGATAAGAGAAATGTTTCGTTAATCTTGGGAGTAGAGGCTATCTTTAAAATTAAAATTAATGAAGCGTTATATTTTGAAGAAGAACTAGCTTTTTTAGAATTTTATAAGTCTCTGTATGTGTGGAAAGAACGTATCAAAGAAATTGAAAGGTTGGATTTCCATTATTATTCAGTAGAGTATGATGATTATAAAGATGGAGCGATTATTTCTTTGATACCTTTTTCTAATAAAGCTAGGTTAAAATCCATTTGGGCAAAATCTAATGTTTATAATGTTTTTGACTTAGATTATATTGTTAATGAATTTTTAGTTTTAGAGAAAAAACTTAAAGAAGATATTGAAAGCTATTTTAATATTGAATTAGGCAAGTTTATTAAACATATTCCATATAGTAAGCAGTTATACAAATTTGATATTGAGTGA
- a CDS encoding Dps family protein encodes MSQNLNKQLNKLVATWSVLYTKLHNYHWYVTGSSFFTLHAKFEELYNETTLNLDEIAERILSKDGKPVATLKEHLELSYIDEATGKETTEEMVATTISDFQKLMKALNFAMELAAEEGDDRTEDLLNAMYQSLEKHAWMLKAYLNE; translated from the coding sequence ATGTCACAAAATTTAAACAAACAATTAAATAAGCTGGTAGCTACATGGTCTGTACTATATACAAAATTGCATAACTATCATTGGTATGTAACGGGCAGTTCATTTTTTACACTCCACGCAAAATTTGAAGAGTTATATAATGAAACAACATTAAATTTAGATGAGATCGCAGAACGTATTCTTTCAAAAGATGGAAAACCAGTTGCTACTTTAAAAGAGCACCTTGAACTTTCTTATATTGATGAAGCAACAGGTAAAGAAACAACAGAAGAAATGGTTGCAACAACTATTTCAGATTTTCAAAAGCTAATGAAGGCTTTAAATTTTGCAATGGAACTAGCAGCTGAAGAGGGCGACGATCGTACAGAAGATTTACTAAATGCGATGTATCAGTCACTTGAGAAACATGCTTGGATGTTAAAGGCATATCTTAACGAATAA
- a CDS encoding Dps family protein has protein sequence MPQDLNKELNKLVATWSVLYTKLHNYHWYVTGNAFFTLHAKFEELYNEITINFDDTAERILSKGGEPVATLKEYLELSHVQEATGNETADEMVATIVSDFEKQMQAINNAMQLAALEGDDRTEDLLNSMYLSLEKHTWMLKAFLDKKYA, from the coding sequence ATGCCACAAGATTTAAACAAGGAATTGAATAAACTCGTCGCAACTTGGTCAGTACTGTATACGAAACTACATAACTATCATTGGTATGTAACAGGTAATGCCTTTTTTACACTCCATGCAAAATTTGAAGAATTATATAATGAAATTACAATAAACTTTGATGATACGGCAGAACGTATTCTATCAAAAGGTGGAGAGCCGGTTGCCACGTTAAAAGAATATCTCGAGCTATCACATGTTCAAGAAGCAACAGGTAATGAAACAGCTGATGAAATGGTAGCAACGATTGTTTCAGACTTCGAAAAACAAATGCAGGCTATTAATAATGCTATGCAGCTAGCGGCACTGGAAGGGGACGATCGTACTGAAGATTTACTAAATTCGATGTATCTTTCCCTTGAAAAACATACTTGGATGTTAAAAGCCTTTCTTGATAAAAAATATGCATAA